GCGACGGCCGGCGCGGCGAGTGTGCGGCCGGCTGACTCGTGCGTCGGCATGGTCTCACCCGGGAGGACGGAGACGGCAGCAAGCACGCGGGCGAGCTGCTCCTCGACGCTGCGCAGGTCGCTCATGCGGATGCCGCTGCCGTCGCGGCCGACCGAAGGGGGATCTCGCGCTGGCGGCCCGACAGCGAGTCGAGCACGAGGAGACGTCCGAGCAGCGGTTCGCCGACACCGATCGCGAGCTTGACGACCTCAGTCGACAGGAGCCCGCCGACCTGCACGCACAGCGCGCCGAGCACGCCGACCTGCGCGCACGTGGGCGGGTCGCCCTCGGTGCCGACGGCGAAGAGGTCATTGAGGACGACGGGGTCGGCGTCGGTCGGGTTCGACCAGAAGACGGTGACCTGCGCGTACCACTCGCGCACGGCTCCCCAGACGAGAGGGATGCCGAGCGCTTCTGTGGCGGCGGCGACGGCTCGACGTGTCGCGAACGAGTCGCTCGTGTCGATGACGACGTCGGCGTCGGCGAAGAACTCCTGCGCGTTCGCCTCGTCGAGCCGGGCGGTCACGGGCCTGACGACGGTGACGGGAGACAGGGCCGCGACCGCGCGCACCGCGCTCTCGGTCTTATGGACGCCGATGTCTTCGATGCGGTGCGCGATCTGGCGCTGCAGGTTGTGGAGCTCGACGATGTCGTCGTCGATCACCGTGATCGCGCCGACGCCCGCGGCGGCGAGGGCGAGGATCGCCGGCGAGCCGATCCCGCCGGCCCCGACGACGGCGACGCGCGTGGCAGCGAGCCGGCGCTGTCCTTCGTCGCCGATGCCTTTGAGTACTGTGTGGCGCGCGGTTCGCTTGCGCTCGTCGGGATCCAACTCGGACACGGGATCGACCAGGGGGCGCATGACCCGAGTTTACGCGTCGGTGGGCCGTGAAGGCTTGCCGCGGGATCGGATTCTTCGCCGGTCCTGAACCCGCAGATGCGGTGTGAAATATCTCGAATGACCCGCACATGCGGCATCATCGAAGGATGACGACGTACCGTGTGGCTCGCGCCGCTCGACTGCTGGGCGTGAGCGACGATTCCGTCCGGCGATGGATCGACCAGGGGCTGCTCCCGGTGACGGATGCCGTCCCTGCTGAGATCCCCGGCGAGGCTCTCGCGGCTTTCGCGGTGTCGATGGCGAACGAGCCCGGCGACGGATACGAGCACCGCTCCAGCGCGCGCAACAGCTTCGTGGGGATCGTGACGCGCGTGCAGGTCGACGGCGTCATGGCGCAGGTCGACATCCAGTCCGGTCCGCACCGCGTCGTGTCGCTCCTTTCCGCCGAGGCGGTGCGTGAACTGCAGCTCGAGGTCGGCACACTGGCACGGGCATCGGTGAAAGCCACGAACGTCGTCGTCGAGATCGCGGGGGAGTGACGTGCGTCGCTGGCTGCTCCGCCCCGTGGCGCTCGGCGCGCTCGCGCTGTTGCTGACGGGATGCGCCGCGTCGGTGCGCTCGGATGATGGGGTCTCGGGATCGCTCACCGTCTACGCCGCCGCGTCGCTGAAGACCTCGTTCGACGAGGTGGCCGAGGCGTTCACGGCGCAGCATCCCGGCATCGAGATCAGTCCCGTCTATGACGGCTCGTCGACGCTCGCGACGCAGATCGAGGCGGGAGCGCCGGCGGATGTGTTCGCGTCGGCCGATGAGGCGACCATGGCGAAGGTGTCGACGTTCGTCCGCAGTCCCGAGGTGTTCGCCTCGAACACGCTCGTGATCGTCGTCCCCGCGGGCAACCCGAAGAAGGTCGCGACGCTCGCCGACCTGTCGCGCGTCGTGACGGTGCTGTGTGCGCCCGAGGTGCCGTGCGGCGCGGCATCCGCGAAGCTGCTCGCCGCCGCCGACGTCACGGTCGACGCCGCCAGCCTGGAGCAGAACGTGACGGCCGTGCTCACGAAGGTGGCGGCGGGCGAGGCGGATGCGGGTCTTGTCTACGCGACCGATGTGGTCGGCCGCGACGACGTCGCCTCGATCGTTCCCGACGGCAGTGACAAGGTCGTCAACGAGTATCCGATCGCCGCGCTGAAGGATGCCGCGAATCCGCAGGCGGCGAAGGCGTTCGTCGACTTCGTGCTGTCGGACGCCGGGCAGAAGATCCTCCACGACCGCGGCTTCGGAGCGCCGTGAGTGGGGTGGCTGATCGCGGGTACGTTCCCCGGGCCCTGGCGTTCCCCGCGCTCCTCGGGCTGTGCTTCCTGATCCTTCCCCTCGTCGCCCTGATCGCCCGTGTGGAGTGGGCCACGTTCGTCGCCGACGTCACGTCGCCGGCGGCGCTGGCCGCCCTCGGTCTCTCCTTCGGTACGGGAATCGCCGCGACGGCGATCTGCGTCGTCATCGGTGTGCCGCTGGCCCTGTTGATCGCCCGGTCGGGTCCCCGGCTTGCCGCCGTGCTGCGTGCCGCGGTGACGGTGCCGCTCGTGCTGCCCCCGATGGTCGGCGGCATCGCGCTGCTGTACCTGTTCGGCCGCGCCGGGTGGCTCGGAGGACTCGGGCTGTCGTTCACGACGCCGGCGGTCGTGCTCGCGCAGACGTTCGTGGCACTGCCGTTCCTCGTGCTGGCCGTCGAGGGCGCGGTGCGGTCGACGGGAGTGGACTTCGAGCGCACGGCGGCGGCGCTGGGAGCCGGCCGCTGGACGATCCTCCGGCGCATCACGCTCCCTCTGGCAGCGCCCGGGATCGTCGCGGGAACCGTGCTGTGCTTCGCACGGGCGATCGGCGAGTTCGGCGCGACGGCCCTCTTCGCCGGCAACCGTCCCGGCGTCACGCAGACGATGCCCCTCGCCATCTACACGGCGTTCAACGGTGCCGGGGTGGCGCAGGGGACCGCGGTCGCCCTCGCGCTGCTGCTGCTTGCGGCCGCCGTCATCGTCCTGATGCTCGTGCGCGGCTGGCGACCCGGAGCGGTGCGATGAGCGGCCTGCAGGCGCACGTCGTCGTCGACCGGTCCCGCTTCCGCGTGGATGTCATGATCGACGCCGCGGCGGGGGAGACGGTCGCGGTGATGGGTCCGAGCGGCGCCGGCAAGTCGACGCTGCTGTCGGCGCTCGCCGGCCTGGTGTCGCTCGACGGCGGGGAGATCACCGTCGCGGGCCGCACGGTCGAGCGCGTGACCGCACCTCGGGTGAGCACGGCGCCGATGCATCGCGGAGTGGTGCTCCTCGGGCAGGATCCGCGCCTGTTCCCCCACCTCAGCGCACGGGAGAACGTCGCGTTCGGCCCCCGTGCCGCGGGAACGCCTGCGGCACGGGCGCGCGCCGACGCCGATGAGTGGCTCGAACGCGTCGGCCTGGGTGGCCTCGGAGCCCGCATGCCCCGCGAGCTGTCGGGTGGCGAGCAGCAGCGGGTCGCGATCGCGCGGGCGCTGTCGGCGTCGCCTCGGGTGGTGCTGCTCGATGAGCCCCTCGTCGCGCTCGATCCGGTCACGGCCTCGTCGATCCGCGGGATGCTGCGCGATCAGCTCGCCGGCATGACGACGGTCGCCGTGACGCACGACGCCGGCGACGCGGTCGCGTTGGCCGAGCGACTGTTCGTGATCGACGCGGGAGCTGTGGTGCAGACCGGTCCCGTGCGCGAGGTCTTGCGGGCACCGGCATCCGCCTTCGTCGCCTCGATCGCCGACATGAATCGGATGCCCGGAGTCGCTGCGCGAGGAGGGTGGACGGACTCGGACGGCCACCTGCTGACAAGCTCGGATGTCGCTTCGACCGCGCTTGCCACCGCGGACGGGACGGCGCTCGCCGCCGTGTTCCGCCCGAGTGATGCGAGGGTCGTGGCGGGGGAAGGCGCGAACACCTGGAAGGCGACCGTTCTGCGCGTCGAGCCGACGCTGTCGGGCTCGCGGATCTACACGTCCGCGGGCGCGGTGGATGTCGGCGACACGCGCGACGCTTGGTCATCCGGCGACACGGTGTGGCTGCACGTCGACCTGTCGCGCGTGCGGTTCGTGCCGCTGCCGTGAAGGTGCCCTGATCAGCCCAGATCCAGGCGGCGGCGATTAGGCTCTGATGATGGGATGCCACTGGGGGACGACGCGATGACGGCCATCCCGATCACGCTCGGTCGGTCGCCCCAGATTCCGTCTCACTCCGGCGCGGCTCCCGACCCGGCCGCCGGCCTCGTCGACACCCACGGACGCGTTCACCGCGACCTGCGGATCTCGCTCACCGACCGCTGCTCCCTGCGCTGCACGTACTGCATGCCCGAGCAGGGCAACGAGTGGTTGGCGCGCACGAGCATCCTGACGACCGACGAGATCGTCGAGATCGCTGAGGTCGCGGCGAGCCTCGGCATCCGCACATTCCGGCTCACCGGTGGCGAGCCGCTGCTCCGCACCGACATCGTCGACGTGGTGCGCCGCGTCGCCGCGATCTCGGGCCCCGACGGGCCGGTCGAGGTCGCGATGACGACCAACGGCATCCGTCTCGCCGAGGTGCTGCCCGATCTGATCGAGGCGGGTCTGACGCGACTCAACATCAGCATCGACACGATCGATCGCGAGCGGTTCGCCGCGCTCACCCGTCGTGATCGGCTCGACGACGTGCTCGAGGGGATCGCGGCAGCCGCGGCATCCGATCTGAAGCCCTTGAAGCTGAACGCCGTGGCGATGCGGGGCGTGAACGACGACCAGCTTGCCGACCTCGTCGCCTTCGCGATGGAGGTGGGCGCGCAGTTGCGGTTCATCGAGCAGATGCCGCTGGATTCCGGGCACACGTGGGATCGGAGCTCGATGGTGACGCGCGAGGAGATCCTCGAGGCGCTGTCGGAGCGCTGGTCGCTCGAGCCGGTTCCCGGCCGTGGCGGGGCGCCCGCCGAGAAGTGGCGCATTGACGGCGGCCCGCACGAGGTCGGCGTGATCGCGTCGGTGACCGCGCCCTTCTGCGGAGCGTGCGACCGCCTGCGCCTGACGGCGGACGGTCAGTTCCGCAACTGCCTCTTCTCGCTGACCGAGTACGACGTGACGACCGCGGTACGGGGGATGCCGGTGGGCGCCGCGCCGGGAGATCGTCGGAGAGTCATCGCCGAGATTTTGCACGCGTGTGTGCTGGGGAAGCTGCCCGGCCATGCGATCAACGACCCGTCGTTCCTGCAGCCCGCACGGGGCATGAACGCCATCGGGGGCTGAGGAGCGCGCTCGTCTCTTGGCACGTGGGGCGCGTTGGTCGACGAGGTGGATTGGCTGGAAGGCTTCGGGATCGACGTTGCTGCCACGCTCGCATAGGCGGCGAGCTGAGTACAACGACGGCCCCTCGACCGAGCCATGGATCGGCCACGACGCCATCTTCGCGGGCCGGCTCGGTCAGAAGGATGACCTTGGCACATGGTTGTTCGAACACGTGCTCACCGCGGTAGACGGCGACATCGCGATCATCCGCGGTCGAACCTTGCCGGCCGAGGATCGCCCTCTTCGCGCAAGCGAGGCTCGACGCGTAGCGCGGGACGCAGTCCCGACTTGTCGGCGTAGAACGCTCGGATGGCATCCATGTCCTTGCCGACGTCGCCGGTGAGCGTGAGCGTCGGTCCCAGCCCGGTCGTCATGGTGGTGCGATCCACGTACCCGAGCGTGACATCAAGGCCGGTCTCGCGAGCGATGCGATAAAAGCCCGACTTCCAGTTCCCCACGCTGCCGCGCGTGCCTTCCGGCGTCACCACGAGGCCGAAGACCTCGCCGTCGCGGATGCGGCGGACGAGGGCGTCGACCACCCCGGCGGGGTTCGCTCTATCGACCGGGATGCCGCCGATCGAGCGCATCAGCGGGCCCCGCCAGCCGCGAAAGAGACTCTCCTTGCCCAGCCAACGGAAGCGCATCTTCAGGCGCCACGCGATCGCCAGCATGAGCACGAAGTCCCAGTTCGAGGTGTGCGGCGCCCCGAGGACGACGGTGGGGCGGGTCGGCGCGGGCTCGGTTGCGAGCGTCCATCTGCTGAACGTCCAATAGACCCGGGCGACGAGGCGGAGCATTCCGCAACCGTAACGCTCTCGCGTGCTCCCCGGACCCGAGGGGGCGCCAGGTCAGCTCCCAGGTTCCCGAGGTATCCTGATACCGATAGGCGGACTTCTCATTCGTCTCGCCCCGGCTGTGTGGTAACAGTCGGGGCTTTTTTATTGCTCGAACGGCCCACGGCGACGAGCGCAATCGGCCGCCCGTCTCTCACCGGGCGAGCGCTTGGTCGACGTCACGGTGATGGTGACCGCCCGGTCGTCTTCCCCGACGCGACTGGGTGCGTTCGCTCGCCACGCCATGTCGATCGATGTCCCACAGAGGTGGGCCCCGTGGGGCTCGAACCCACGACCCGCGGATTAAAAGTCCGATGCTCTACCGACTGAGCTAGAGGCCCTCAGCGATCCAGCCTAATAGGCGAGGGCCGCGGCATCCGTCACTTGGTGCTCTTCTCTGAGCTGAAGAGGATGCCGAACATGATCCCGAACGACAGGCCGAAGGCGGCGCCGAGGCCGATGTTGTCGAGGAACAGCATCCCGGCGATCGCGCCGCCGAGCATCCCGAACGCAATCCACAGCCCGAACGTCATTCCTCGCATGCTTCGACGCTACGGAGAGCGGTCCGCCCGCGGCATCCCCCGAAAGGAGTAAACACAAAGAGGCGGCGCCGCCGAAGCCCGCAGAGCTTCGACGACGCCGCCGGTCAAGAAGACCGTGATTACATCGGGGGCATCAGCACCGAGTCGATGAGGTACACGGTCGCGTTCGCGGTCTGGACGCCACCGCAGATGACCTTGGCGTCGTTGACCATGAGCTCGTCGCCCGAGCCGGTGACCTTGAGGTCCTGGCCCTCGACGGTCTTGTGGGTGCCGTCGATCTCGTCAGGCGCGATCTGGCCGGGGACCACGTGGTACGTGAGGATCTTCGTCAGCGTCTTCGAGTCGGTCTTCAGACCGTCGATCGTGGCGGCGGGGATCTTGGCGAACGCCTCGTCAACGGGGGCGAAGACGGTGAACTGGTCGCCGTTGAGCGTGTCGACCAGGTTGACGTCCTTGTTCAGCTGGCCGCTGACAGCAGCGGTGAGCGTCTTGAGCAGCGGGTTGTTGGATGCCGCGACCGCCACCGGGTCCTTGGCCATGCCGGCAACCGAGCCGTCGCCGTCCGGAACAGCGGAGGCGTAGTCAGCGCAGCCGGGGCCGACGAGGTTGGCAGCGGGGTCCATCGAGGGCGACGAGGCTTCGGGCGATGCGGACTCCATGGGAGCCTGGGACTGCGTGCCGCCCTCGCTCATGTTGCCACCCTCGGGTGCAGCGCTCGACGAGCAACCGGCGAGAGCGAAAGCTCCGGCCAGAGTCAGAGAGAGTGCTGCGGTCATCTTCTTCTTCGTGCTGAGCATGATTTCCTCCATGTGTTGGTTCCGCCCTCTGCGGCGGCGATAACAGGTCTTCGGAGTCGCTAGGCAAACGGATTGCACATCTCCCGAGATTTCTTCCGACCGGCCTCGTCGGGGCCAGCTCCCGAGAGAAGTCGCGATGTCACGAATGGCTCTCGATCTCCTCTTCTCACCAGGGATTCCCGCCCCGTCATCCAGGTTCCGAGGGGCAGGGGTGGCATGCTGGGGAGCAATGGTTATCGACGGTGTAGAAGTCCCCGAGGACGGGCAGACGGCAGATCATGCCGGCGAGCTCCTCCTCCGCATCGCCGACGGCGATCAGGCGGCCTTCGCAGAGCTCTACGACATGTTGTCCTCCCGCGTGTTCGGGCTGATCAGACGGGTCCTCGTCGACCCCTCTCAGAGCGAAGAGGTGTTGCAGGAGGTCTTCTTGGAGATCTGGCAATCCGCTTCGGGCTTCGCTCCGAAGAAGGGGCAAGGAAGAAGTTGGATCCTGACGATGGCTCATCGTCGGGCTGTCGACCGGGTTCGCGCCTCGCAGTCCAGCGCAGACCGGGACGTGCGTGTCGGAGTTCGCGATGCGTATACACAACAAGAAGGCATCGCAGAGCAGGTCGAGCTGAAGATCGAAGGACGTCGCGTCGTGCGGGCGCTTCGGACTCTCCCCGACCCGCAGCGTGAAGCACTCACCCTCGCGTATTTCGGGGGGTATAGCCAAAGTGAGATCGCGGCGCTCCTCGGAGCTCCGCTCGGAACGATCAAGACACGCATGCGTGACGGATTGAACCGCCTACGACAGGAGATGGGGGTGACACTGTGAACGAGAACGAGTTCGCCGAACTCTCGGCAGGACACGCCCTTGATGCGTTGTCCGTCGAGGACGAACAGGCCTACCAGCAGGCGCTCGCCGCTCACCCCGAATGGGAAGAGCTCGTCGACGCCGACGCGCAGGTCGCCGGGTTCCTAGCCGAAGGCACGGGAGAAGAAGCGCCGCCCGTCGAGGTGCGCGCACGACTCCTCGCCCAGATCAGTGCCATGCCGCAGCGGATGCCGGACCCCGCCGACGCTGCTCCCGAATCCACCCCTGAGCCCGAGCTCGCTGTGGCCGGTCCGCCGACCGAAGCCGTTCAGGCGGTGCAGCGACGCAACTGGACCCGCGGCCTGTTCGCCCTCGTTGCGTCTGCCGCCCTCCTGGTCGGCATCGGATGGGGCGTCGGCTCGCTCGTCGAGCAGGCGCGCACGCCTATCTCTGTGCAGGCTCTCGAGCAGATCCAGTCTGCTCCTGACGCTCAGACAGTGACCGGCCAGTTCACCGACGGAGGAGAGGCGGTCCTGCACTGGTCGCAGGAGCTCGGAAAGGTCGTCCTGACGACCGACGAGGCTCCCACGCTCGCCGCCGACCGCACGTACGAACTGTGGCTCATCCGAGGCGACAAGCCCATCCCGGCTGGCACGTTCGACGATTCCGGTGACGTCACCGCCCTCGTCGACGGCACCTTCGAGCCCGGCGATGTCGTCGCGGTCACGGTGGAGCAGGCGGGCGGTTCTCCCAACGGCCAACCGACCACCAAGCCGATCATCGCGATCCCCACGGCCTGACACGCGTCGCTCACCACCCTGCCTCGGCCTCGGCCGGGCAGGGTGTTGTCGTGCGGGGGTAGCCTGGAACGATGTCCGACGCGTCCCGCGACTTCCACAAGCCGGTCCGTCGCTCACCCGATTCGTTCGACCGCAACTTCGCCGCCGACGATCCCGCCGAAGCCAGCCGCGTCGCTCACGCCACGGCATCCGCTCTGCTCTCCCGGGTGCGCGAGCACCCGCATGACGAGGTCATCGACCGGCTCGTGACCTTCACCGACGCGCACGGCATCGCGACGATCGCGGAGCTCTGGGCGCAGTCGCCCGCGCGGTCGCTCCCCGGTGCACTGTGGCGGTTGTACCTGCTGCAGCTGATGATCCACGACGATGCGACGACCGCGGCCCTGCTCTACGAGCGGGGACGCACTCGGCTGTCGTCGGCGGATGTCGTCATCGCGGGCGCTCCCGCTCCGGCGAGCCCCGATGAGCTCGTCTCGCTCATCGACCTGATTCTTCGCGGCGTGTTCGCGGGGGACTTCGCGCTGGCCCTCGAGCGTGCGGCGGCGTTCTCGCGCGTCGTGTCGGCCGGGGCGACCGACCTGGCCGACGACTACGACATGAGCGAGCCGACGCGAGCCTCGCAGTTCACGACGCGGGCGCTGCGCCTCGACACGTATGCGGGCGACCTCGTGGCGGCAGCGGCGCTGTGGCGACGCGACGGTCTGACCTGATCCGCTGAGCGGGCATGAAAGTGCCGGGCCGCAGAACGCCTCTCGGCGCGTGGCCGCTCGTAGCGGCTGAAGATGGAGCCCGGGGTTACTGCGGCCCGGCTAGAAAAGTGTAACGGAGCTGCTCCCGGGGTATTCCGGTCGGCAGGAGATTTCGGCGCGGCCGGGCGTGTCGGGGTGTGCCCGCGTGCGCCGATGCAATGGATCTGTGGCGACACCCCGGCGTCCGACGGTCTAGGGCGGCGTGTCGCGTGTGATCCATTGCATCGAGCGACGGGGGCGACGCGGGATGCCGCGCGTAGGCTCAGGGCATGGCCTGGCTCTTCGCGCTGATGATCGACCCCGCGGCATCCGACGATGTCCGCACCGATTTCGCCGACACGTTCGCCGAGATCGATCCGTCCGCTCCGGCACTCACCGTCGGGGAGCTCAGCACCCAGCGCGGGGATGGGATCTTCGAGTCGATCGGCGTCGTCGACGGCCACGCTCAGGAGGTCGAGCCGCACCTCGCCCGTCTCGCCCACTCGGCCGAGATCTGCGAGCTGCCAGCCCCGAACCTCGCGCAGTGGCGCGAGGCGATCCGTCGCGCGCAGGCCGCCTCGGGGCAGGGGGAGGCCGTCATCAAGCTGATCCTGAGCCGCGGCGTCGAGCACGGACCGACCCCGACCGCGTGGGTCACGGTCGCGCCGGCGGCGGACTTCACGAAGCCCCGCACCGAGGGAATCGCCGTCGCCGTCCTCGATCGCGGTTACAGCATCGACCTGCCGGGGCGTGCGCCGTGGCTCCTGCTGGGAGCCAAGACGCTCTCGTACGCGGTCAACATGGCCGCGATCCGTGAGGCGAAGCGCCGCGGCGCCGACGATGCGGTCTTCGTCAGCTCGGACGGGTTCGTCCTCGAGGCGCCGACCGCGTCGCTCATCATCCGGCGCGGAGACACGTTCGTCACCCCGGCGCCGAACGGCGGCATCCTTCACGGCACGACGCAGCTGAGCCTGTTCGACCACCTCGCCGAGCAGGGCTTCGAGACCGCCTACGAGACTCTGCCCATCTCGGCCCTGCACGACGCGGATGCCGCCTGGCTCGTCTCCAGCGTCCGCCTCGCCGCCCCGATCACCGCCGTCGACGAGCGCCCCCTCCCGCTCGACGCGGAGCTCACGGCATCCTTCACCCGGTACCTGCTCAGCCCGCGCGACTGACCCCGCCGCGTCCGTCGCCGGCTACTCAGCCCGCACGACTGCCCCGTCGGCATCCGTCGCCGGATGCAATGGATCGTGGCCGACACGCCGTGCAGTCGGCTCGGGATGCCGTGTGTCGCCAGGAATCCATTGCATCCGCGCACGCCCGCCCCACACCCGCACCCGCGCACCTCACAGCGACGCGAGCGCCCCGAGGATCGCCCCCTCGACGAGGTCCCAGTCGTGCATGATCATCGCGTAGTCGAAGCGAAGGGTTCGGTAGCCCCACATCGCGGCCCCGGCGTCGCGCACGAGGTCCTTGTGCCGCAGTGACGGTCCGTCGTGATTCTCGCGTCCGTCGACCTCGATGATCAACCGGTCGCCGATCAGCGCGTCCACGACGCCGACTCCGACGATCCGCACCTGCGTCTGCACACGCAGCCCGAGGCTCCGCAGCCGCCATCGCAGCAGGGACTCGAGTCCGCTGTCGGCATCGTCGCGGCTGAGGGCGAGCGCCTCGCGCCCCGCGGCGTTCGCGTGCTGGCTGAGCCACCGCATCCCGTCGCCGTCCAGCAGGTCCCGCCGTCGCGCGGACTCCAGCGCGACGAAGAACGCCTCCCCGCCGTAGCAGGTGAGGATCTGGCGGAGGACCCGGGCCACCGAAGGGTCGCGGCGGTGCTCACCCGGACCGGGGGCGTCCCAGTGTTCCGTGCAGGCGCAGGCGTCGTCGTGCGAACGGCGTCCCGGCCGCATCCAGACGTGCGGCGCCCGATCGTCGTCCATCACCCACAGGCCGAGGTGGCGTGCGGCCGTCACGCACGCCATCGCTCCACCGTGCCGGGCGGCCGTCCGCGCCTCGTCGCACGCCTCGGGCCACGCGTAGACCCCGATCCGCATGTGGATCAGCTCCCCGGACCGCAGCGCCCGCTGCACCCGTCGCTGCGACCACCCATCATCGAGCAGCTGTCGCAGACGGACGATGGGATGCCGCAGCTCGCACATACGGCGAGTGTCAGCCCACCTCACCCCTCACGCGGCGGCACCGGGCGCGATGGGGGACAGCCGGCATCCGTCCCTCGCGGGGGAGGAGGCCCTCAGCGGATGCAACGGATCCGAGCCGACACGCCGTCGACCAGCGCCGGGATGCCGCGCGTCGCCGCACATCCGTTGCAACCGCGCACGCGCACCAACACAGAACGCGCCGCCGCGGAACCCGAATCCGCGGCGGCGCGTCAACCTGCACCCGAGGCTTATCCGAAGCGACCCGAGACGTAGTCCTCGGTGGCCTGCACGGACGGCTTGGTGAAGATGGTGCCGGTCTCGTCGTACTCGATGAGCTTGCCGGGCTTGCCGGTGCCGGCGATGTTGAAGAAAGCGGTCTTGTCCGAGACACGCGATGCCTGCTGCATGTTGTGCGTGACGATGACGATTGTGTACTGGCTCTTGAGCTCCTGGATGAGCTCCTCGATCGCGAAGGTCGAGATCGGGTCCAGGGCCGAGCACGGCTCGTCCATCAGCAGGACGTCGGGCGAGACGGCGATCGCGCGGGCGATGCAGAGGCGCTGCTGCTGACCTCCGGAGAGGCCGGACCCGGGCTTCTCGAGCCGGTCCTTGACCTCGTTCCAGAGGTTCGCACCGCGCAGCGACTTCTCGACGAGGGCGT
This DNA window, taken from Microbacterium sp. MM2322, encodes the following:
- a CDS encoding HesA/MoeB/ThiF family protein; protein product: MRPLVDPVSELDPDERKRTARHTVLKGIGDEGQRRLAATRVAVVGAGGIGSPAILALAAAGVGAITVIDDDIVELHNLQRQIAHRIEDIGVHKTESAVRAVAALSPVTVVRPVTARLDEANAQEFFADADVVIDTSDSFATRRAVAAATEALGIPLVWGAVREWYAQVTVFWSNPTDADPVVLNDLFAVGTEGDPPTCAQVGVLGALCVQVGGLLSTEVVKLAIGVGEPLLGRLLVLDSLSGRQREIPLRSAATAAASA
- a CDS encoding TOBE domain-containing protein, yielding MTTYRVARAARLLGVSDDSVRRWIDQGLLPVTDAVPAEIPGEALAAFAVSMANEPGDGYEHRSSARNSFVGIVTRVQVDGVMAQVDIQSGPHRVVSLLSAEAVRELQLEVGTLARASVKATNVVVEIAGE
- the modA gene encoding molybdate ABC transporter substrate-binding protein; translation: MRRWLLRPVALGALALLLTGCAASVRSDDGVSGSLTVYAAASLKTSFDEVAEAFTAQHPGIEISPVYDGSSTLATQIEAGAPADVFASADEATMAKVSTFVRSPEVFASNTLVIVVPAGNPKKVATLADLSRVVTVLCAPEVPCGAASAKLLAAADVTVDAASLEQNVTAVLTKVAAGEADAGLVYATDVVGRDDVASIVPDGSDKVVNEYPIAALKDAANPQAAKAFVDFVLSDAGQKILHDRGFGAP
- the modB gene encoding molybdate ABC transporter permease subunit, with the translated sequence MSGVADRGYVPRALAFPALLGLCFLILPLVALIARVEWATFVADVTSPAALAALGLSFGTGIAATAICVVIGVPLALLIARSGPRLAAVLRAAVTVPLVLPPMVGGIALLYLFGRAGWLGGLGLSFTTPAVVLAQTFVALPFLVLAVEGAVRSTGVDFERTAAALGAGRWTILRRITLPLAAPGIVAGTVLCFARAIGEFGATALFAGNRPGVTQTMPLAIYTAFNGAGVAQGTAVALALLLLAAAVIVLMLVRGWRPGAVR
- a CDS encoding ABC transporter ATP-binding protein produces the protein MSGLQAHVVVDRSRFRVDVMIDAAAGETVAVMGPSGAGKSTLLSALAGLVSLDGGEITVAGRTVERVTAPRVSTAPMHRGVVLLGQDPRLFPHLSARENVAFGPRAAGTPAARARADADEWLERVGLGGLGARMPRELSGGEQQRVAIARALSASPRVVLLDEPLVALDPVTASSIRGMLRDQLAGMTTVAVTHDAGDAVALAERLFVIDAGAVVQTGPVREVLRAPASAFVASIADMNRMPGVAARGGWTDSDGHLLTSSDVASTALATADGTALAAVFRPSDARVVAGEGANTWKATVLRVEPTLSGSRIYTSAGAVDVGDTRDAWSSGDTVWLHVDLSRVRFVPLP
- the moaA gene encoding GTP 3',8-cyclase MoaA, with the translated sequence MTAIPITLGRSPQIPSHSGAAPDPAAGLVDTHGRVHRDLRISLTDRCSLRCTYCMPEQGNEWLARTSILTTDEIVEIAEVAASLGIRTFRLTGGEPLLRTDIVDVVRRVAAISGPDGPVEVAMTTNGIRLAEVLPDLIEAGLTRLNISIDTIDRERFAALTRRDRLDDVLEGIAAAAASDLKPLKLNAVAMRGVNDDQLADLVAFAMEVGAQLRFIEQMPLDSGHTWDRSSMVTREEILEALSERWSLEPVPGRGGAPAEKWRIDGGPHEVGVIASVTAPFCGACDRLRLTADGQFRNCLFSLTEYDVTTAVRGMPVGAAPGDRRRVIAEILHACVLGKLPGHAINDPSFLQPARGMNAIGG
- a CDS encoding 1-acyl-sn-glycerol-3-phosphate acyltransferase, yielding MLRLVARVYWTFSRWTLATEPAPTRPTVVLGAPHTSNWDFVLMLAIAWRLKMRFRWLGKESLFRGWRGPLMRSIGGIPVDRANPAGVVDALVRRIRDGEVFGLVVTPEGTRGSVGNWKSGFYRIARETGLDVTLGYVDRTTMTTGLGPTLTLTGDVGKDMDAIRAFYADKSGLRPALRVEPRLREEGDPRPARFDRG
- a CDS encoding fasciclin domain-containing protein, coding for MLSTKKKMTAALSLTLAGAFALAGCSSSAAPEGGNMSEGGTQSQAPMESASPEASSPSMDPAANLVGPGCADYASAVPDGDGSVAGMAKDPVAVAASNNPLLKTLTAAVSGQLNKDVNLVDTLNGDQFTVFAPVDEAFAKIPAATIDGLKTDSKTLTKILTYHVVPGQIAPDEIDGTHKTVEGQDLKVTGSGDELMVNDAKVICGGVQTANATVYLIDSVLMPPM
- the sigK gene encoding ECF RNA polymerase sigma factor SigK, whose product is MVIDGVEVPEDGQTADHAGELLLRIADGDQAAFAELYDMLSSRVFGLIRRVLVDPSQSEEVLQEVFLEIWQSASGFAPKKGQGRSWILTMAHRRAVDRVRASQSSADRDVRVGVRDAYTQQEGIAEQVELKIEGRRVVRALRTLPDPQREALTLAYFGGYSQSEIAALLGAPLGTIKTRMRDGLNRLRQEMGVTL
- a CDS encoding anti-sigma factor gives rise to the protein MNENEFAELSAGHALDALSVEDEQAYQQALAAHPEWEELVDADAQVAGFLAEGTGEEAPPVEVRARLLAQISAMPQRMPDPADAAPESTPEPELAVAGPPTEAVQAVQRRNWTRGLFALVASAALLVGIGWGVGSLVEQARTPISVQALEQIQSAPDAQTVTGQFTDGGEAVLHWSQELGKVVLTTDEAPTLAADRTYELWLIRGDKPIPAGTFDDSGDVTALVDGTFEPGDVVAVTVEQAGGSPNGQPTTKPIIAIPTA
- a CDS encoding DNA-directed RNA polymerase subunit beta, which translates into the protein MSDASRDFHKPVRRSPDSFDRNFAADDPAEASRVAHATASALLSRVREHPHDEVIDRLVTFTDAHGIATIAELWAQSPARSLPGALWRLYLLQLMIHDDATTAALLYERGRTRLSSADVVIAGAPAPASPDELVSLIDLILRGVFAGDFALALERAAAFSRVVSAGATDLADDYDMSEPTRASQFTTRALRLDTYAGDLVAAAALWRRDGLT